The following are from one region of the Polynucleobacter sp. MWH-CaK5 genome:
- the zapD gene encoding cell division protein ZapD, with translation MIIYEYPFNELVRSLLRLEYLFDRFEYFVEKDDARDQHQAISILFDLGEITARADLKSSLMKELDRQKNSLLSLKNSSNIDQDALLNTLEEMNIIWGKINQTGKTNAQILESEWLNLIRSRLSIPGGTSPVDLPAYYAWQFTDANIRRANLKKFVEPLMSWKYASQLFLKLLRGSGKPAETLASKGSYQQMLSGKTYQLMRVGIHQSHLIPEISANKYMLWTRFMTCDGEAKPRAFAEDVPFELSLCNF, from the coding sequence GTGATTATTTACGAATACCCCTTCAATGAACTGGTGCGCAGTCTTTTGAGACTGGAGTACCTCTTTGATCGTTTCGAGTACTTCGTAGAAAAAGATGATGCAAGAGATCAGCATCAAGCCATTTCAATATTATTTGACCTAGGCGAGATCACTGCACGCGCAGATTTGAAATCAAGTCTTATGAAAGAACTTGATCGCCAAAAAAATAGTTTGTTATCTTTAAAGAACTCTAGCAACATCGATCAAGATGCTTTGCTCAACACGCTTGAAGAAATGAACATCATCTGGGGCAAGATTAATCAGACCGGCAAGACCAATGCTCAGATCTTAGAGAGTGAATGGTTGAATTTGATTCGTTCACGCTTGAGCATTCCAGGCGGCACCAGCCCAGTAGATTTACCAGCGTATTACGCATGGCAATTTACAGACGCAAATATTCGTCGTGCGAATTTAAAGAAATTTGTAGAGCCGTTGATGTCATGGAAATATGCCAGCCAGCTATTCTTAAAATTATTGAGAGGCTCAGGCAAGCCTGCTGAAACGCTTGCGTCTAAAGGCTCCTACCAACAAATGCTTTCTGGTAAAACATATCAATTGATGCGTGTTGGCATTCATCAATCACACTTGATTCCAGAAATCAGTGCCAACAAGTACATGCTTTGGACTCGCTTCATGACTTGTGATGGTGAAGCTAAGCCACGAGCTTTTGCAGAAGATGTTCCTTTTGAACTATCTCTTTGTAATTTCTAA
- the coaE gene encoding dephospho-CoA kinase (Dephospho-CoA kinase (CoaE) performs the final step in coenzyme A biosynthesis.), with protein MADLKNNSSNSPAHPSHLLRVGLTGGIGSGKSAVATELEKCGAAIIDTDLIAHDITKANGLAMSAIEQSFGPEFLLKDGSLDRQKMRELVFADPKAKEKLEKITHPLIYQETKRLSDLHQAKNPAYLVYVVPLLVESSFWINQSPKALDCIVVVDCPETQQIARVQERNGLEIGMIQKIIASQASRHDRLVIADHVIENNQGIEDLKIEAQRLHQILLRHKSS; from the coding sequence ATGGCAGATTTAAAGAACAACTCTTCGAATAGCCCCGCTCATCCCTCTCATCTTTTAAGGGTTGGGTTGACCGGAGGTATTGGCAGCGGGAAAAGTGCCGTTGCCACAGAACTAGAGAAATGTGGTGCTGCCATCATCGATACCGACCTCATTGCTCATGACATCACCAAAGCCAACGGTTTGGCCATGAGCGCCATTGAGCAATCTTTTGGTCCTGAGTTTTTACTCAAAGATGGCTCTTTAGACAGGCAAAAGATGAGAGAGCTTGTTTTTGCTGACCCCAAAGCCAAAGAAAAGCTTGAAAAGATCACCCACCCTTTGATTTATCAAGAAACCAAGCGCTTGAGTGATCTACATCAAGCCAAGAACCCCGCTTACCTTGTTTACGTGGTGCCTTTATTGGTCGAATCGAGCTTTTGGATCAATCAATCCCCAAAAGCTTTGGACTGTATTGTGGTGGTTGATTGCCCAGAAACCCAGCAAATTGCTAGGGTCCAAGAGAGAAATGGTCTTGAAATAGGCATGATTCAAAAGATCATTGCCAGTCAGGCCAGTCGTCATGACAGACTGGTGATTGCCGATCACGTGATTGAAAACAATCAAGGGATTGAAGATTTAAAGATTGAGGCCCAACGACTTCATCAAATACTTTTGAGGCATAAAAGTAGTTAA
- a CDS encoding A24 family peptidase, whose protein sequence is MIEIFSAIIIIGALLMLSWIDFKTFILPDYLTYGLIAYGLLANIFLGLAWANTESSILGAVFGFLSLYALNQLYLKIRGHHGIGMGDAKLLAGLGACLGIQSLPYILLIASLSGLIGGYAWLKIHQQEHSHAFPFGPFIAFGGIIVLLWQI, encoded by the coding sequence TTGATTGAAATTTTCTCCGCCATCATCATCATTGGTGCACTATTGATGCTGTCTTGGATCGACTTCAAGACTTTTATCTTGCCCGACTACCTGACCTATGGGTTGATTGCTTACGGGCTTCTCGCAAATATTTTCCTGGGGCTTGCTTGGGCCAATACTGAATCATCTATTTTGGGAGCCGTGTTTGGTTTTCTGAGTCTGTACGCACTGAACCAGCTGTATCTAAAAATCAGAGGACATCACGGCATTGGTATGGGGGATGCAAAGTTGCTGGCTGGCCTTGGTGCTTGCTTAGGCATTCAAAGTTTGCCTTACATACTTTTGATTGCCTCATTGTCTGGCCTGATTGGTGGCTACGCATGGCTAAAAATCCATCAACAAGAACACAGCCATGCATTTCCTTTTGGTCCTTTTATTGCATTTGGTGGCATCATTGTTTTGTTATGGCAGATTTAA